The following coding sequences are from one Thermoplasmatales archaeon window:
- a CDS encoding V-type ATP synthase subunit D — MTKEVIEDVKPTRMELLQVRKRKELAVKGHKLLSEKRDALVTSFLDLIKKRKEKRKELEKLIDDALKAIIKAEMVLGGVKVKRLAETIYRERKLNLSNKNIMGVSIPEFSMDEKEEISYSLFSTSSEFDESVKKAEELLNKIVEIAQIEASIQLLGREIEKTKRRVNALEYIFIPRLLNTISYIERQLEEIEREDFFRRKRIKYLLGKYED; from the coding sequence ATGACAAAGGAAGTTATAGAAGATGTTAAGCCAACAAGGATGGAGCTTTTGCAGGTCAGAAAGAGGAAGGAGTTAGCTGTTAAAGGGCATAAGCTTTTATCAGAAAAAAGAGATGCTCTTGTAACCTCTTTTCTTGATCTTATAAAAAAGAGGAAGGAAAAAAGAAAGGAGCTTGAAAAATTGATAGATGATGCTTTAAAAGCAATAATAAAAGCGGAAATGGTATTAGGCGGGGTAAAGGTAAAAAGGCTTGCTGAAACAATTTATAGGGAAAGAAAATTGAATTTAAGCAATAAAAATATTATGGGGGTTAGCATTCCAGAATTCAGTATGGATGAAAAGGAGGAAATTTCTTACAGTTTATTTTCAACATCAAGCGAGTTTGATGAATCTGTTAAAAAAGCGGAAGAGTTACTGAATAAAATAGTTGAGATAGCTCAAATAGAAGCAAGCATACAGTTGCTTGGAAGAGAGATAGAGAAAACAAAAAGAAGAGTAAATGCTCTTGAATATATATTCATACCCCGCCTTTTAAATACTATTTCTTATATAGAAAGGCAACTTGAGGAAATTGAAAGAGAGGATTTCTTTAGGAGGAAAAGGATAAAATATCTGCTTGGTAAATATGAAGATTGA